The Sorangiineae bacterium MSr11954 DNA segment CTGTACATACTACGCTCGGCCACCCCTTCTGGATTGAGGGCAAAGGATGGACGCAAACGCACGATCTCGTTGCGGGCGACCGCGCGAGGAGTGCGAATGGGTCGCTGATCGTCGTTCGAGGGTGGAGGGACAAAGAGGGAAGGTCCACCGTCTACAACTTCGAAGTTGACGAGAATCATTCGTACTTCGTGGGTCCGCTAAAGCTTCTGGTTCACAATACATCGTCCATATCAGCATCGTCGAAGATACTTGCTGCCGCGCTCAGCAAGGCGGGATTCGTACGAGGGACCGGTGAAGCTGCACACCACATCGTTGCTGGGGGCGCGAAAGCCGCGGCGCCCGCGCGGCAAGTGCTACAAAACTTCGGGATCGGCATCAACGAAGCTGCGAACGGGGTGTTCTTGCCGGGGAACATGTCGTCGGCGAATCCTGCGGCCATGGCCGTTCATGCAAAAATTCATTCTGGCGATTACTATCGGGCCGTGAACGCCGCTCTGAGTGGCGCGACATCGAAGCAAGAAGCTCTTGAAATCTTGCAGGGCATCCGACAAGCTCTGATTGATGGAGGTTTTCCGTGAGCGGGTCGACAAAATGTTACAAGCTGAGGGCGCCAGAGGGATTCGAATGGCTTCTTCCAGTGGACGAAAGCGATTTTGACCTTCTTCGTTTCAATGGTCGCCCGCGCGCTGAAGACTGGAGACCTGTCAACATGACTCGCTTGAAAGTCTGGGATGATGGGCGAAGGCTGAAGCCATCTGACTTCCCGTCGTGCTCGGGAGGAGACATGATGATTCTTAGCCAAAACGCTAAGGAAGTGCTCGGCTCGTACTTGGCGCAGTATGGCGAGCTACTTCCACTCGCGTGCAATGACGGCGAATTTTGGACGCTCAACGTGACAACGTTCGTCGATGCGCTCGACGAAGAAGCGACGCAAGCCGTGCGAGCTTCTGACAGTGGTCGAATCTTGCTAATTCGTAAGCACGCCTTCAATTCCGCCGCCCTTAGAGACGCTGGACTGTTCAAGCTGCCCCAAACCCCCCGCGGCCTGATCTATGCCACGGAATCGTTCGCTCAAGAGCTGCGGCGGCACTCGCTTTTGGGGCTCGAACTCGAGCCGATTTGGGCGCCAAATTGAAGAAATGAAAACGAGCCTGCCTCTTTGGCCGCGGGTGGACCTCTAGCCGGGTTGAAACGTGACATGCACCGGCGAGCTCACTCGTTCCAAGGGCAGGTTCGTCTTTCAAATGACCTTGCTCACTAGGCTCGCTCAGAACTCCGAGCTCTGGGCTGGTCAGCTCCCGCTCGGAGGAGGCGTCATAAGGCGTGCTCGGATCGCGCTTCTCGTCGCGCGCCCGACGACGCCATCAGCTACCAACCCCGCCGCCCTCTGGAACGGGTTGGACGACTTGGCCAAGCGGGCCACGGCGCGGGCGAGTCCACGCCTGGACATCAACGGCGCCGAGACTGTCCAGCGCCGCGTGGATCTCCTCGAGGCCAGAAGTCGGTCATGAGCGAGAATCGCGCGGCACGGATTCCGAAAGGATCCTCCGAGAAGCGCTCGATCTACGTCGGCATCGAAGGCGCCCTCGAGCGGGAGCCCAACCGCGCTCCGGAACTTCTGGATAGCCGCAAGCGTTCGCGGGCCCACGATGCCGTCCGTCTTGATCGGAGCGGTGCCCGAAACCTCGTTCAGCCGCTCTTGACGAACCGCGTTCAGAGATGCCATCGCCACGCCGTAAGGATGCAGAGCAAGACCGCGCTCGGCCGCGCGTCGCACGTCCGCCACATCGACCCATCCTTTGCGGCCGTACGGAGGATCGCACAAGCAACCGTCGAATGAGTTGTCCGGAACTTGCTTGAGAACGCGAAGGACCGAGCCGCGAACGAGCCCGTAGTTGGCCATACTAGGTATGTAGTAGGCGCGGGGGTACATTTCGCTTTGTGCCTACTACATATCTAAGGTGAGCCCCGACCTTCGCCGCGCGCTGCACGATGCTCTCGACCTCGTCCTCGACGCCGTAGCGAAGGAGGAGAACAGTTCCAAGCCTGGCCGACATCGACCGGACCGCATCAAGCACGTTCCCGTCGACCCCCAGGTGGACGAGACCACGAAGCGCAGGGTGGAAGATGCGATGCGAGTCCGCGGCTGGCGGTGATGGCAATGGCATGACCATCGCAGTAGGCGACCGCCATGCAAACGAAAACAACGTCGGGTACACCGACGACACCGTGGAAGACGACGAAGATGCGACCCTCGGTTACGGGCCCCTTGGCCAACGGAAAATACTGGGTACGAGAACCGAAACGCGCGAATGGATCCCGTCCGTCGCTCGGGACGTTCAAGACGAAAGAGGAGGCGAACGCCTTCGCCGATCAATGGGACTACGTGGCGGTGACGAAGGACCTCACACCGCACCCGGTGATCCAGAAAGACTCGTTTGTGCTGTTCGGTCAGCGCGTGCTTGATGAACGAGAGAAGGACGATGTTCGCGGGATCAAACAGGAGCGGAACCGCGTCAAGACGCATCTGGCCACCGCTTTTTTCGCGAACGAGCGCGTCGAGTCGATCACATCACAGATGATCGCGCGTTGGCTGCGAGAGCTCGGACGCAAGCAGGTGCAGGGGCGAAGCGCCAAGAAACGGCCGCGAAAGATTTCGATCGCAACGATCAAGCGATGCCTGGCACTGGCGTCGGCGATCTTCGACGAAGCGATCCAACATGATCCGCCGTTGATTCTGGTAAACCCGTGCGCGGGACTGAAAATAAAGCGGAAGAGGGCGGGCCAAGAGGCCACCAAGGAAAAGTGGGGCTACCTCTTCCTCGAAGAGCAGCGTCAGATCGCCACGTGCGAGGATGTGCCCTACGAGGACCGACTCGCGATCCGCTTCGCGGTCGGTACAGGACTGCGCCAAGGGGAACAATTCAACTTGCACTTGGAGGACGTCATCGTGGACGGTCCCGAACCCGAGGTAGTCGTGCGTTACGGGTCGAAGGGGATGCCCCCTAATGTTAGCGGGCGCCCCGAAGCGGGGAATTTCGAGCAGGCCGGTCTCGTGCGCGTCAAGCTTGATCGCCGGATGGTGGGGCCACCGTTGGACGCTGGAGGAGGTGCGAGATCTACTCGGCCACAGCTCGGTCGCGGTTACCGAAATTTATGCGCACCTGGGCGAGACGGGCGTGAAGTCGGCCGCTGCTAAAACTCGCGGCATTTTGGCTCAAGGTTATGAGCCGGGTTACGAGCCCCTCCGAAGCAGGGGCCGAGGCCGCCTGATTCCGTAATGATTTCAATGATGTGGGCTGAGAGGGACTCGAACCCTCGACCTACGGATTAAAAGTCCGCAGCTCTACCGACTGAGCTATCAGCCCTTCACGCGCTCGCGTGGGGCCCTCTAATAGCCGCGCCGGAGCAGAAACACCACCTCATTCCGCATGCGCCAGCAGGATCGTGACCTCGTTCGCCACCGCGAGGGGCGCTTTCACCCGGTCGCCCATGCGCCGAGCGAGTCCGGAGCGTTCGTGGTTGCGTGAGCACATCGTCTCGTGGTAGCCGCGAACGAGGTCAGTTCCTGCTGCGTTGAAACGGCGCGGCGCCGCCGGAGACGTTTTGTTTGCAACATGGACGAATCACCCGTCCCGAGGCGCAGGGTCATTCCCCGTTCCAACTCGCCAGAACGCGCAGCTTGGTCCACGGGATATGCGCCAGTGAATCCTCGCTGCCGTCCAGGCCGACATTGCTGACGACGCCACAGTTCGGACCAACGGGGGAGCAGCCGCGGGGGCCGCGCATACCGTTGCCGGGGGTTTGCCACGGGGCGCGGGCGGGATCGGTGAGGTCGTCGCCAGCCATGCCGATGCCGCTGATGGGGCCGGGGCCTCCGCTGTCGAGCACGTAGCCGCCGTATTTTTGCATGGCGAGGCAGATCATTCGCTCGCCTTTGGAGGCACCGCGCAAGCGGCGGCAATTGACGGAGGGATCGAGCTGCAAGCGGGCGCCCATGGGCATGCAGTCGCGGCCCATGCCGTTGCCGTCGGATTTGCCGGCGGGTTTGCGGAAGGTGCGGCAGGATCGGGTGGCGGTGAAGTACAGCGCGTGATCGATGCTGCCGGCTTGCAGCTCGCTGTATTGGATGAAGCCGAAGCCCGCTTGCACGTCCGAGCCGGTTCCAAGGCCCGCGAGCTTGCTCTCGGCCGCGCCGTTGCCGCTCAATTTGAAGGAGCCGCCGCACGAGCCATTCCAACCCGTGGGGTCTTTTTTTGCCACCCAAATACCCTTCACCGTGTCGTCGTCTTTGTTGGCCACGATGACCCAGGCGTCGCCGTCCCCCGGTACTTCGCGGGTGGCGTAATCGGGTATGTGAATGCCCTCGTCGCCCACCGAACATCCCCAATCCGGGGCGTGCTCGAGGACGGGATGGTAGAGGGGATCGCTGTTCTTCGTCATGTAAAAGGGCATTTGCCATTCGGGGCCGTTCAGGCGGGGGCGGGTGCACCCCATGCTGGCGATGATGGCGTCGGAGTTCGGGTCGAGCTTGGGGTTCGGCGGGATCACGGAGCGTAGGTAGTTGGGTGAGCCATCGGTCGCCGGGAAAAGCTCGTTGGGGCCAGGCTGGCGCGGATCCCAGCCCACCAGCGGGTTGGCGGTGAGCGCCGCGGCGGGGGCCGAGGAGGTCTCGGAGTCGTGATTGACGGGATTGCAGGCGATGAACATCAGCCATGTGGCGACGGCCGAATGCCGGACGGTGCTCCTTCCGGGAATGCGGATTCGATCGGTTCGTTCGAGAACGACTGCGCGCGTTTTCATGAGCGTTGTCCTTCTGCAAGGGGTGGCGCCTTCGCAGGCTCGGGGCCACGCGCGCAAACCTTGGATCCCTTCGGGAGACGCGGCAAGCGGTTCCTTTGTCGCCTATGTGCGAATCGATCGCTGCGCCCGGAGGCGCGAATCAGCTGTCGTATGAGACCATCGAATGTCGATGGGTGCAGCCTTCAGGTAATCCGTATTCGATTCATCGCGTGGCGCGAAACGTACGGTGCGCGCACATCGCTTCATTTCGCCAGGGCTCGCGCGGCCTGGTCGACGAACTCCGTCGTGTAGGTCTTGGAGAGGTCGATGCTCTCTTTTTTGCCGCGGACATTGGCGGAGCATCGACCGAGCACCTCGAGCACGTCCTGGGCACCGTCGGGCGGCATGCGGCCGTCGCGGTTGAACATGGTCTTCGAATCGTGAATGGCCTCGATGTAGAGCGCGGGGTTGCCGGCGGCGAAGTCTTTCGGCATCTTCGAGGCGATATCGGCCGCGGAGTGATCGGCGATATACCGCAAG contains these protein-coding regions:
- a CDS encoding AHH domain-containing protein; its protein translation is MLSWNEKTDVIECRPVNRTFVNTSNELADLDVSTPDGISETVHTTLGHPFWIEGKGWTQTHDLVAGDRARSANGSLIVVRGWRDKEGRSTVYNFEVDENHSYFVGPLKLLVHNTSSISASSKILAAALSKAGFVRGTGEAAHHIVAGGAKAAAPARQVLQNFGIGINEAANGVFLPGNMSSANPAAMAVHAKIHSGDYYRAVNAALSGATSKQEALEILQGIRQALIDGGFP